A DNA window from Bacteroidales bacterium contains the following coding sequences:
- a CDS encoding T9SS type A sorting domain-containing protein, which produces MKKFLLLSFCLFLVTVAHSQKLSENDSVKLVRFLEQEAYSRLGNTTGVLNAHVFRLTDNWKDELRTSPFITCSLDLEGTQSINYINTPDSLNQDGKAYYLSGSLDLSGCTNLQMVGLGKNKLSTAIFNGCINLSNVDMGSNIIQLVDFSGCTNLSSVNLDVNQLTSIDFSENHKLSSASLNSNMLSFINLEGNMSSSLFLMLEGNQLLFSGIKGYSADRVTLAGTQDIRYVIEEVYTENPTIDLSRETLGEVANFNWKDQGTSISVPNDGQGIFFPSLSDYNLDDLECEIQYSSGVLPGFTVRLTFDFFSGNIKVEGAESYQGSYTVFTRTDDGGLIKTNELTGIPKGDCIVRFNPSTGNFFPTYNTSLPTDKQPVEWSVAEIISITEQGETKIAVIDPVPVPTFIPGTGTIKGKISGGYPEGVNVLLYKHPEETPFTYTSVATDGSFQFYNLPEADYLVIVDMPGYEVSLDDRMIITSRPGSVEEIYFIAEEADKTINYYLPTGRMMITLEPGTNNALVEIYHIKGEDIVLVDTAKWDGVFFSGDLPLGNYLVSVDHVDGYLLTYHTNALTWREATIVSLINEDVNVPVSIKLNPLPALGIGNITIEGTIYDASTIKARVALNSTVGIYRSTKSAQKSDDWELVRRVRPDTDGYYRFSNLPEGIYRVVLELPGYTLQGNGIEIDAKSGGIYTANDFMVNEADKTINDIISSVPSFDETKLTVYPNPFVDVVRITGMEGPCTIKIVNILGQTILSETNSLSDMTLDLSNRPSGLYILKIEVKGNTITRKLIKK; this is translated from the coding sequence ATGAAAAAATTTTTACTCTTGTCCTTTTGTCTTTTTTTGGTAACAGTGGCTCATTCACAAAAACTATCTGAAAATGATTCCGTGAAACTTGTACGGTTTCTGGAACAGGAAGCATATTCCAGATTGGGGAATACAACTGGTGTTCTGAATGCTCATGTATTTAGATTAACGGATAACTGGAAGGATGAATTACGGACTTCTCCATTTATTACCTGTTCGCTCGACCTGGAAGGTACGCAATCAATTAACTATATCAATACACCCGATTCTCTTAATCAGGATGGAAAAGCTTACTATTTATCCGGGAGTCTTGACTTAAGTGGGTGTACAAATCTTCAAATGGTCGGTTTGGGAAAAAATAAATTGTCAACTGCCATTTTTAATGGATGTATCAATCTGAGTAATGTTGATATGGGTTCCAATATAATTCAGTTAGTTGATTTTTCGGGATGTACCAATCTCAGTTCCGTTAATCTGGACGTCAACCAACTTACCAGTATCGATTTTTCGGAGAATCATAAATTATCGAGTGCATCTTTAAATTCCAATATGCTTTCTTTTATCAATTTAGAAGGGAACATGTCTTCATCCTTGTTTTTGATGTTAGAAGGGAATCAACTTCTTTTTTCGGGAATTAAAGGATATAGTGCAGATAGGGTTACACTGGCAGGAACACAGGATATTCGCTATGTGATAGAAGAAGTATATACCGAAAATCCAACCATCGACTTAAGCCGGGAAACTCTTGGAGAGGTCGCAAATTTTAATTGGAAAGACCAAGGTACATCTATTTCGGTTCCTAATGATGGGCAAGGTATTTTTTTTCCGTCATTATCGGATTATAATCTGGATGACCTTGAATGTGAAATACAGTATAGTAGCGGAGTACTTCCCGGATTTACTGTCCGTCTTACGTTTGATTTTTTTTCGGGTAATATTAAAGTGGAAGGAGCTGAGTCATATCAGGGAAGCTATACGGTTTTTACACGTACAGATGATGGTGGGTTGATCAAAACGAACGAACTGACAGGAATACCTAAAGGTGATTGCATTGTCCGTTTTAATCCGTCTACTGGAAATTTTTTCCCTACTTATAATACTTCCCTGCCGACCGATAAACAACCGGTTGAATGGTCAGTCGCTGAAATTATTAGTATTACGGAACAAGGAGAGACTAAAATAGCTGTTATTGATCCTGTTCCTGTACCTACATTTATCCCGGGAACAGGAACCATAAAAGGAAAAATTTCAGGAGGATATCCTGAAGGGGTGAATGTGCTCCTATATAAACATCCGGAAGAAACCCCATTCACCTATACGTCGGTCGCTACCGACGGAAGCTTTCAGTTTTATAACCTACCGGAAGCGGATTATCTTGTCATCGTGGATATGCCCGGATATGAAGTCTCACTGGATGACCGTATGATAATAACATCCCGGCCCGGATCCGTTGAAGAAATATATTTTATTGCAGAAGAGGCGGATAAAACAATCAACTACTATCTTCCCACCGGAAGAATGATGATAACTCTTGAACCCGGTACTAATAACGCTTTGGTGGAAATTTACCACATTAAAGGTGAGGATATTGTACTTGTTGATACAGCCAAATGGGATGGCGTTTTCTTTTCTGGTGATCTACCGTTAGGGAATTATCTGGTGAGCGTGGATCATGTAGACGGGTATTTGCTCACCTACCATACCAACGCATTGACCTGGAGAGAAGCAACCATCGTTTCATTAATCAATGAAGACGTGAATGTTCCGGTATCTATAAAACTCAACCCCTTACCGGCTTTAGGTATCGGTAACATTACCATTGAGGGAACTATTTATGATGCTTCCACTATTAAGGCACGGGTAGCCCTGAACTCTACCGTAGGCATATATAGATCGACTAAGAGTGCACAAAAATCAGATGATTGGGAATTGGTGAGAAGAGTAAGGCCGGATACTGACGGTTATTACCGGTTCAGCAACCTGCCTGAAGGTATTTACCGGGTCGTACTAGAGCTTCCCGGATATACTTTACAAGGCAATGGTATCGAGATCGATGCTAAATCCGGCGGTATATATACTGCCAATGATTTTATGGTTAATGAGGCTGATAAAACCATTAATGATATTATTTCGTCTGTACCTTCTTTCGATGAAACAAAGCTAACGGTCTATCCGAATCCATTTGTCGATGTAGTAAGGATTACAGGGATGGAAGGTCCCTGTACGATAAAAATTGTTAATATTCTGGGACAAACCATACTATCGGAAACCAATTCGTTATCGGATATGACCCTTGACCTTAGTAATAGGCCATCCGGATTATATATCCTGAAAATAGAAGTAAAAGGAAATACGATTACCCGAAAATTGATCAAGAAATGA
- a CDS encoding NAD-dependent epimerase/dehydratase family protein — MDNVLIIGAAGQIGSELTIALRNIYGAEHVFATDIKHPSQDVMDGGPFQLLDVMDDKRLIHFVIRHKITQIYHLAAVLSGNAERIPIQAWNINMDSLMNILDLAKEVPEIKKVFWPSSIAVFGPTTPRVNTPQFTVMEPNTVYGISKLAGERWMQYYHQRYNIDVRSIRYPGLISYKTEPGGGTTDYAVEIFYDAIRRKKYECFLSEDTALPMMFMPDAVQATINLMEADASTITVRSSYNLGGISFSPKDLAAEIKKYIPDFKITYKPDFRQTIADSWPQSIDDSVAREQWGCTYSYTLEDITRIMLEEVKKKLGS; from the coding sequence TGGTGCGGAACATGTTTTTGCCACCGATATCAAACATCCTTCACAAGATGTAATGGATGGCGGACCTTTCCAGTTATTGGATGTCATGGATGATAAGCGACTTATCCATTTCGTTATCCGGCATAAAATAACACAGATATATCACCTGGCTGCGGTACTTTCCGGAAATGCCGAACGTATTCCCATCCAGGCATGGAACATTAATATGGACAGCCTGATGAATATTCTCGATTTGGCCAAAGAAGTCCCGGAGATAAAAAAAGTTTTTTGGCCGAGTTCTATTGCGGTATTCGGACCAACTACCCCACGGGTAAACACCCCTCAGTTTACGGTTATGGAACCTAATACCGTATATGGGATCAGCAAGCTGGCAGGTGAAAGATGGATGCAATATTACCATCAGCGATATAATATTGATGTGCGTAGTATTCGTTATCCGGGGCTGATCAGTTATAAAACCGAACCGGGAGGTGGCACTACTGACTATGCTGTAGAAATATTTTATGATGCAATCAGACGAAAAAAATATGAATGTTTCCTCAGTGAGGATACTGCATTACCCATGATGTTTATGCCGGATGCGGTACAAGCAACGATAAATTTAATGGAAGCAGATGCATCGACCATTACTGTTAGATCCAGCTATAATCTGGGAGGGATTAGTTTCTCCCCGAAAGATCTGGCTGCTGAGATCAAGAAATACATTCCTGATTTCAAAATTACATATAAACCGGATTTTCGCCAGACAATAGCTGATTCCTGGCCCCAAAGCATTGATGATTCTGTCGCACGGGAACAATGGGGATGCACTTATTCATATACACTTGAAGACATTACAAGAATTATGCTCGAAGAAGTAAAAAAGAAACTGGGCTCCTGA